One window of the Pedobacter ginsengisoli genome contains the following:
- a CDS encoding MBOAT family O-acyltransferase — protein MDFFSGIKIEEARTNRAKTFWLWLSIGINVGFLGVFKYFNFFAGSFAEMIGGFGFKVDLWTLKIILPVGISFYTFHGLSYVIDIYKNRIKSERDFINYSVFVSFFPLLVAGPIERATHLLPQIIKERTFNYTRAIDGLRQILWGLFKKIVIADSCADVVNQIFNNSSEQSGSTLALGAVLFAFQIYGDFSGYSDIALGTARLFGIELLRNFAFPYFSRDIAEFWRRWHISLSSWFKDYLYIPLGGSRGSTWKKIRNILIVFVVSGFWHGANWTFIIWGLLNALYILPSVLIKTNRVNLDVVAKGRLLPTIKELGLIGVTFGLTVIAWIFFRSTSVGAAFDYLLRMFSKSLFTVPSEIPYVTLFLIAAFIIIEWLGREDQYALQKFGFKWARPVRWSFYFVNVWLILFFSGNQHEFIYFQF, from the coding sequence TTGGATTTTTTTAGTGGAATCAAAATTGAAGAAGCAAGAACTAATAGAGCAAAAACGTTTTGGTTGTGGCTAAGCATAGGAATTAATGTAGGTTTTCTGGGTGTATTTAAATACTTTAATTTTTTTGCAGGATCTTTTGCCGAAATGATAGGAGGCTTTGGTTTTAAAGTGGATTTATGGACTTTAAAAATAATCCTTCCCGTTGGTATTTCTTTTTATACTTTTCACGGATTGTCGTATGTAATAGACATTTACAAAAACAGGATTAAATCAGAGCGCGACTTTATCAATTATTCCGTTTTTGTAAGCTTCTTTCCTTTACTGGTTGCTGGCCCAATAGAAAGAGCAACTCACCTCTTGCCTCAAATCATTAAAGAAAGAACTTTTAATTATACCCGGGCAATAGATGGATTGAGGCAAATTTTGTGGGGTTTATTCAAAAAGATAGTTATCGCTGATAGTTGTGCTGATGTAGTTAATCAGATTTTTAACAATTCATCTGAACAGTCTGGAAGCACCCTTGCTTTAGGAGCTGTTCTCTTTGCCTTTCAAATCTATGGCGATTTCTCTGGATATTCTGATATTGCTTTGGGTACGGCCAGGCTTTTTGGGATAGAATTACTCAGAAATTTTGCCTTTCCATATTTCTCCAGAGATATAGCCGAATTTTGGCGGAGATGGCATATTTCACTTTCCTCCTGGTTTAAAGATTATTTGTATATCCCTTTAGGTGGCAGCAGGGGTAGTACATGGAAAAAGATAAGAAATATACTTATTGTATTTGTTGTAAGTGGTTTTTGGCATGGTGCGAACTGGACATTTATTATATGGGGGTTATTGAATGCACTATATATTTTACCCTCAGTTTTAATAAAAACCAACAGGGTAAATCTTGATGTAGTTGCAAAAGGAAGGCTTTTGCCAACAATTAAGGAGCTTGGCTTAATAGGTGTTACTTTTGGGCTTACTGTTATTGCGTGGATATTCTTCAGATCAACAAGCGTGGGCGCTGCTTTTGATTATTTGTTAAGAATGTTTTCGAAATCTTTGTTTACAGTACCATCAGAAATACCTTATGTAACATTATTTTTAATTGCAGCATTTATAATTATTGAATGGCTTGGCAGGGAAGATCAATATGCATTACAGAAATTCGGATTTAAATGGGCCAGGCCTGTCAGGTGGTCTTTCTATTTTGTAAATGTATGGCTGATCTTGTTTTTCAGTGGAAATCAACACGAATTCATTTATTTTCAGTTTTAA
- a CDS encoding DUF3784 domain-containing protein, with translation MLIVILILSLIFFGIGFIVTENNAQYILSGYNTMAEEDRQKFNIKLYVPYFRNFHIVLGISMLIISLVLFYFVSSDWAGLFIVAYPIAAYIYFIWKGSQFLKDGNKKQQMASYVVMGVLFIILLFIIFMFTYSLKDNKIEIKNETLEINGDYGTKINLADIKSIHLISELPKITSKINGFAVETTKKGSFKTKDGEKVTLLINSKNNSYILIITKDNKKIYYSSKEESNQEIYTRLRKQLNLSKFRM, from the coding sequence ATGCTGATAGTTATACTGATTTTAAGCTTAATCTTTTTTGGAATAGGATTTATAGTTACTGAGAATAATGCTCAGTACATACTTTCTGGCTATAATACAATGGCTGAAGAAGATAGACAAAAATTCAACATTAAATTATACGTCCCTTATTTCAGAAACTTCCACATAGTTCTTGGAATTTCGATGCTCATTATCTCTCTGGTTCTTTTTTACTTTGTGAGTTCAGATTGGGCTGGTCTTTTTATAGTGGCCTACCCTATTGCTGCCTATATTTATTTTATTTGGAAAGGAAGTCAATTTCTAAAAGATGGCAACAAAAAGCAACAGATGGCATCATATGTTGTTATGGGAGTTCTTTTTATTATACTCCTATTCATCATTTTTATGTTCACTTATAGCTTAAAGGATAATAAAATTGAAATCAAAAATGAGACTTTAGAAATAAATGGAGATTATGGAACCAAAATAAACTTAGCTGATATAAAGTCAATTCACTTAATAAGTGAATTACCGAAGATTACCTCTAAAATAAATGGTTTCGCAGTTGAGACTACAAAAAAAGGTTCATTTAAAACAAAAGATGGCGAAAAGGTAACATTACTGATTAACTCAAAAAATAATTCTTACATATTAATTATTACTAAGGATAACAAAAAAATATACTACTCGTCTAAAGAAGAATCAAACCAGGAAATATATACCAGGCTTAGAAAACAACTGAACTTATCCAAGTTTAGAATGTAG